In a single window of the Gossypium hirsutum isolate 1008001.06 chromosome A13, Gossypium_hirsutum_v2.1, whole genome shotgun sequence genome:
- the LOC107895137 gene encoding uncharacterized protein, whose translation MLSSSQFSDNDGEGVPHSDGDRNTKKVRFKESVAEEDISMAVDTEPQQIISWKDKLLGNHVDGPISDRLMTPEGNDNDFVLLDGDVNTSIIDGIPAIEFSDRIKEIFFKEMELTVIVKLLGRNIGYNTLYNRILFLWKPVHSICLMDIANGYFLVKFQDTGDYNKALSQGPWTVYGQYLTVQRWSRYFNPLQPYPSVVLTWIRLPNLPGHLYKRKIIEAIGGLIGKVVKLDTQTDNQIRGRYARLAVYINLDKPLISQVLIDGLIQRVEYEALPTVCFECGKYGHVKEMCTSAVLN comes from the coding sequence ATGCTCTCAAGTTCTCAATTTTCCGATAATGATGGGGAGGGAGTTCCTCATTCCGACGGTGATCGTAACACAAAAAAAGTGAGATTTAAAGAATCTGTGGCTGAAGAAGATATCTCTATGGCGGTAGATACTGAACCACAACAGATTATTTCATGGAAAGACAAACTTCTAGGGAATCATGTTGATGGCCCTATTTCAGATCGTCTTATGACACCTGAGGGGAATGACAATGATTTTGTCTTACTGGATGGAGACGTTAATACCTCCATCATTGATGGGATCCCTGCTATCGAATTTTCAGACAGGATCAAGGAAATCTTTTTCAAAGAAATGGAACTGACGGTTATCGTCAAACTTTTAGGGAGAAACATTGGATACAATACCCTTTATAATCGTATTCTTTTTCTTTGGAAACCAGTTCATTCTATTTGTCTAATGGATATCGCTAACGGGTATTTTTTGGTGAAATTTCAGGATACAGGAGATTATAACAAGGCATTGTCTCAGGGCCCATGGACAGTTTATGGCCAGTATCTAACTGTACAACGCTGGTCTAGATATTTTAATCCTTTGCAACCTTACCCGAGTGTAGTCTTAACTTGGATTCGCCTGCCAAATCTACCAGGACACCTGTATAAAAGGAAGATTATCGAGGCTATCGGAGGCCTCATTGGGAAAGTTGTCAAGCTGGATACTCAGACGGATAACCAGATCAGAGGGCGATATGCAAGACTAGCTGTCTACATTAACTTGGACAAACCCCTGATCTCACAAGTTCTAATTGATGGCCTTATTCAACGAGTTGAATATGAAGCTCTTCCGACCGTTTGTTTTGAATGTGGCAAATATGGTCATGTCAAAGAAATGTGTACCTCAGCTGTGTTGAATTAG